GTTTGCGGGATCCGTCCGGTGGATAGCTGCACGGATAGGCAGTGTCGTCACCGGCAGCCGGAGGCTTGCCATTGGACTGAGGGGCGCATGTGGATCGCCAACCAGCCGCTTTCATTGTCTCACATGCGCCAAGCCACGGAGCCGTTTCACGGAGGGCGCGCCAAGAAACTCACGCTACAATCAGGACACAATCACTGATTTCAATGGATAGGACACCATGCCAAGCACCAAAGTTTCCACCAGCAACCAGACGGAGGTGGATCTGCCCGCCATGGTGCGTGCTAAACCGTTTGGTTGGTTCTTGGTCATTACTGGCGCCATCTCATGGATTGCATCTTTCGTTTTGGTGTTGGATCGTCTGCAGCTGTACACAAACCCGGACTCGAATCTCAGCTGCGATTTTAACTCCTGGATCTCCTGCGGTGATGTTATGAAAACACCTCAGGCGGCTATTCTCGGTTTCCCCAATCCATTTATTGGTGTGGTCGCCTTTGCGGTCCTCATGACTACAGGTGTGGTTTTACTGGCCGGGGCACACATGAACCGTTGGTTCTGGATATGCATGCAAGTGGGCATAACCGCGGGCATGGGCCTGATTGGCTGGTTCTGGTTTCAGGCCGTCTACGTACTCGCCGTCCTGTGCCCCTACTGCATGATTGTGTGGGCAATGATGATTCCGCTGTTTGTCTTTATCACTGTGCGTAACCTCAACCACGGAGTCATCAGCGCTCCCCCTGCCCTGACCAAGTTCCTCAACGAGTGGGCTTGGATTATTGTGGGGCTGATCTACGTGGCGACCGTTGCCTCGATCTTCTTCAAGTTCATGCACCTGATCATCCCGTCGAACGCATAACCCCCACCCCCGACGCTCGCTCACTTAACGTCGAGTTTCATCAAACGCTCCTTCAGATATGAAGGAGCGTTTGATTCTTAAGCCCCAGGAGTGAGCGAGCGTCAGCGAAAACACGACGTTAAGTGAGCGAGCGTCAGGGTGGGCAACGACGAGGGGCGCCCTCCTTGTGGAAGGCGCCCCTCGTCGTCGTTCGCTAACTGCTTCTGGGATTATGCAAACCAGATGGCGATCTCGCGCTCAGCGGACTCTGCAGAGTCGGAGCCGTGAACCAAGTTCTGCTGAACCTTCAAGCCCCAGTCGCGGCCAAGATCGCCGCGGATGGTGCCGGGTGCGGCCGTGGTGGGGTCCGTGGCGCCAGCCAGGGACCGGAAACCGGCAATGACGGCGTTACCTTCGAAGATTGCCGCGACAACCGGGCCCGAGAGCATAAATTCAACAAGCGGCTCATAAAATGGCTTGCCCACGTGCTCTTCGTAGTGCGCTTCCAGCTGCTCACGGGTGGCGGGAACCTTCTTCAGCTCGGCCAGGGTGTATCCCTTGGCCTCGATGCGGGCCAGGATCGCCCCTGAAAGGTTGCGGGCAACACCGTCGGGCTTGACCAGGACAAGGGTGCGCTCAATGCTCACAGTAACTCCAATAACTAGATAAAAAGGACATTCGGATTTAGTTTACTTGGCGTCGGCATCTGGGGTTGGGACTTCGGGAGTCGAAACCTGCGGATGAGCTGCGTCCCACACGGTTTGGGCCTTAGCCCGCACAGCATTCTCCCGATCGATTTTTGCTCCTGCGTAGAGGGCGTACCACCAGGCAACCGCAAAAAGGACACCCACAACGAACATGGACGGTTCCCAAAAACCACCGGCGATCAAAGCCAACTGCAGGGCCCAGCCGAACGCTGGACCCCACGATTTACGGACCACTCCGCAGGCCACGATCAGCAGCAGCGCCAGCACGGCAGCAACAATAAGGTAGAGAGGATCTTTGCCCTTGAGGCCAAATAATGCCAATCCTAGAAAGAGTGCCACAAATGCTTCGAGCAACAATACGACAGAGGCAAACATCAGTTTGGTGGAACGCGCCTTTTTTGGCGTGTTGGGCTTCCATTCACGCTGCGCTTTCGTCAGCTTAGCCATCTCAGGCACCTTGCTTTTCGCCGGGACGGCCCAACAAAATCCGTGCTTCTCCAACAAGTGTGATGGAACCTGTGATGAGGATGCCACCGGCCAGATCATTGTTGGACTCCGCACGTTCAACAGCCCATTCAATGGCGTCATCAAGCTTCTCGGCGATGTGAACGTCTTCTTCAGCCCAACCAAGATCCACCGCCATTTCAGCGAGCTCGGCCGCCGGGATGGCACGGGGAGAATTTGATTGGGTCAAGCAGATCTCCGCTGCCTCATCACCATAAGATTCCTTGAGAGTATTGAGAATCTCTTCGGCATCCTTCTCCGCCAGGATACCCAGCACCACCACAAGTTTGCTAAATGCAAACGACTCCTGCAATGCAGCCGCCGTGACGGCTATCCCTGCCGGGTTGTGCGCTGCATCGACAACAATGGTCGGTGATGTGCGCATGACTTCCAGGCGGCCAGGTGACGTGACGGCGGCGAAGCCTTCTTGTATCAGCTCGTGATTGAGTTCCGTTTCGCCCCCGCCAAGAAATGCTTCCAAGGCTGCCAGTGCCACGGCGGCATTCTGAGCTTGGTGTTCCCCATGCAACGGAAGCAAAATTCCAGGGTAGCGTCCGGCGAGTCCCTGCAGGTCAAGCATCTGTCCACCAACAGCCACAGTGCGTGCCTCAACACCAAATTCCACGCCCTCAAAACGGAACTCGGCATGCTTTTCTCGCGACGCATCCAAAATGACCTGCGCGGCATCAGTGGGCTGGGCTGCGCTGATCACGAATGCACCTTCTTTGATGATCCCGGCCTTCTCCTGCGCTATAAGACCCGTGGTATCACCAAGAAGTTCAGTGTGATCAAGGGAGATGGGAGTGATGACGGCTACTTGGCCATCTCCCACGTTGGTGGCATCTGTGATGCCACCCAAACCGACTTC
This genomic window from Arthrobacter sp. TMP15 contains:
- a CDS encoding vitamin K epoxide reductase family protein, yielding MPSTKVSTSNQTEVDLPAMVRAKPFGWFLVITGAISWIASFVLVLDRLQLYTNPDSNLSCDFNSWISCGDVMKTPQAAILGFPNPFIGVVAFAVLMTTGVVLLAGAHMNRWFWICMQVGITAGMGLIGWFWFQAVYVLAVLCPYCMIVWAMMIPLFVFITVRNLNHGVISAPPALTKFLNEWAWIIVGLIYVATVASIFFKFMHLIIPSNA
- the ndk gene encoding nucleoside-diphosphate kinase, encoding MSIERTLVLVKPDGVARNLSGAILARIEAKGYTLAELKKVPATREQLEAHYEEHVGKPFYEPLVEFMLSGPVVAAIFEGNAVIAGFRSLAGATDPTTAAPGTIRGDLGRDWGLKVQQNLVHGSDSAESAEREIAIWFA
- a CDS encoding DUF4233 domain-containing protein → MAKLTKAQREWKPNTPKKARSTKLMFASVVLLLEAFVALFLGLALFGLKGKDPLYLIVAAVLALLLIVACGVVRKSWGPAFGWALQLALIAGGFWEPSMFVVGVLFAVAWWYALYAGAKIDRENAVRAKAQTVWDAAHPQVSTPEVPTPDADAK
- a CDS encoding folylpolyglutamate synthase/dihydrofolate synthase family protein — encoded protein: MPADHDLFSVESVYADLLGRAPENKMEPRLAPLFRAMDILGEPNKAFPIIHITGTNGKTTTARMIEAGLLAHDLRTGRYTSPHLTRVTERISINGAPVSDETFVRIWDEIRPYLEIVDAELMAGGDVRLTYFEALTILAFAIFADEPVDVAIMEVGLGGITDATNVGDGQVAVITPISLDHTELLGDTTGLIAQEKAGIIKEGAFVISAAQPTDAAQVILDASREKHAEFRFEGVEFGVEARTVAVGGQMLDLQGLAGRYPGILLPLHGEHQAQNAAVALAALEAFLGGGETELNHELIQEGFAAVTSPGRLEVMRTSPTIVVDAAHNPAGIAVTAAALQESFAFSKLVVVLGILAEKDAEEILNTLKESYGDEAAEICLTQSNSPRAIPAAELAEMAVDLGWAEEDVHIAEKLDDAIEWAVERAESNNDLAGGILITGSITLVGEARILLGRPGEKQGA